The Halopseudomonas sabulinigri genome window below encodes:
- a CDS encoding branched-chain amino acid ABC transporter ATP-binding protein/permease, protein MNKQAKALLTLCLIALAIASVSMAFTLDSYSLLVFSFFALAVVVGVGLNILIGLSGQISFGHIAFYAIGAYVSALLTMQGFSLWLALPAAGLVCAIAGGLLAIPALRVNGPYLAMITIAFALVVHHGLVEWRSLTGGANGLMGIPMPSLGDTDPAVLLALISSALMLGALLFFQLLRNSGWGRAMRAVKASEIAARSLGFNPVQTKTLAFALSALLTGVAGAVVSPLMMFINPASFPFTQSILFVLAVIVGGAGTVLGPVLGALLIVLLPEALSGAAEYRLLIFSGLLLGVLWVAPRGLLGSAARLWLKPVKQPAPAQADLPVLSAFFAGGQAGNGLEVTDISIRFGGVQAAKDVSFSAPPGSITSIIGPNGAGKTTVLNMISGFYAPNSGSIQLDQEVAGLPAWKLARAGIARTYQTTQLFGELSVLDNLLAGMQQGQLGNIIKGASSQQRELALQLLALVGYRGSINTLADELPHVDRRLVEIARALASKPRVLLLDEPAAGLSQQDTQQLAALFRTLAGYGIAVILVEHDMTLVMAVSERILVLDAGRPIAWGSAAEVRQNPAVIAAYLGGTSYQATPREQAWRGSRDARLYIKDLVLDYGAAPVVDKVNLVVNPGELIAILGANGAGKSSILQSLAGLHPATAGSILLDNESIHHLDASQIAKRGLALVPEGRQMFPQLTVRDNLLLGAFSRTDKVDEAAEIDAILRRFPRLRDRIDSPAGLLSGGEQQMVAVGRGLMAKPKILLLDEPSLGLSPAMIGELYDALAALRDEGVTLLLVDQMANLALQVADRAYVLETGRIVKSGSAEALRGDRELEAAYLGQGQGTGQGAGAVA, encoded by the coding sequence ATGAACAAGCAAGCCAAGGCCCTGCTGACCCTCTGCCTGATCGCGCTGGCCATCGCCAGCGTGAGCATGGCCTTCACGCTGGATAGCTACTCGTTGCTGGTGTTCAGTTTCTTCGCACTGGCCGTGGTGGTCGGCGTGGGGCTGAACATTCTGATCGGTCTGAGCGGGCAGATTTCCTTCGGCCACATCGCCTTCTACGCGATCGGCGCCTACGTCTCGGCACTGCTGACCATGCAGGGCTTTTCGCTGTGGCTGGCGCTGCCCGCTGCCGGGCTGGTGTGCGCGATTGCCGGCGGCCTGCTGGCGATTCCGGCGCTGCGGGTCAACGGCCCCTATCTGGCGATGATCACCATTGCCTTCGCGCTGGTGGTCCATCACGGTCTGGTGGAATGGCGCAGCCTGACCGGCGGCGCCAACGGATTGATGGGCATTCCCATGCCAAGCCTGGGTGATACCGACCCGGCGGTGCTGCTGGCCTTGATCTCCAGTGCGCTGATGCTCGGCGCGTTGCTGTTCTTCCAGTTGCTGCGCAACAGTGGCTGGGGCCGCGCCATGCGCGCAGTCAAGGCTTCTGAAATCGCCGCTCGCTCGCTAGGCTTCAACCCGGTGCAGACCAAGACCCTGGCTTTTGCGTTATCGGCTCTGCTGACCGGCGTGGCCGGCGCGGTGGTCTCGCCGCTGATGATGTTCATCAACCCGGCGTCCTTCCCCTTTACCCAATCGATTCTCTTTGTGCTGGCGGTGATCGTCGGCGGTGCCGGTACCGTGCTGGGGCCAGTGCTGGGCGCACTGCTGATTGTGCTCTTGCCGGAGGCGCTGTCCGGCGCGGCCGAGTACCGCCTGCTGATTTTCTCCGGCCTGCTGCTGGGCGTGCTCTGGGTCGCCCCGCGCGGCCTGCTGGGTAGCGCGGCGCGGCTGTGGCTGAAGCCGGTTAAACAGCCCGCACCTGCTCAGGCTGACCTGCCCGTATTGAGCGCTTTCTTTGCCGGAGGACAAGCCGGCAATGGGCTTGAGGTGACCGACATCAGCATTCGTTTTGGCGGCGTGCAGGCGGCCAAGGATGTGAGCTTTAGCGCACCGCCCGGCAGCATCACCAGCATCATCGGCCCCAACGGGGCGGGCAAGACCACGGTGTTGAACATGATCAGCGGCTTCTACGCGCCTAACAGCGGCAGCATCCAGCTGGACCAGGAAGTCGCCGGTCTGCCAGCCTGGAAACTGGCGCGCGCCGGTATTGCCCGCACCTACCAGACCACTCAGCTGTTCGGTGAACTCAGTGTGCTCGACAACCTGTTGGCCGGCATGCAGCAAGGCCAGCTGGGTAACATCATCAAAGGCGCCAGCAGCCAGCAACGCGAGCTGGCGCTGCAACTGCTGGCACTGGTTGGCTACCGCGGCTCTATCAACACCCTGGCGGACGAACTGCCCCACGTGGATCGCCGCCTGGTCGAGATCGCCCGCGCGCTGGCCTCGAAACCACGGGTGCTACTGCTCGACGAACCCGCCGCCGGCCTCAGCCAACAGGACACCCAACAGCTCGCCGCGCTCTTTCGCACGCTCGCCGGCTACGGCATTGCGGTGATTCTGGTGGAGCACGACATGACGCTGGTGATGGCGGTGTCCGAGCGCATTCTGGTCCTCGATGCCGGCCGCCCGATCGCCTGGGGCTCGGCCGCAGAGGTGCGCCAGAACCCGGCAGTGATTGCGGCCTATCTGGGCGGCACCAGCTATCAGGCCACCCCGCGTGAACAGGCCTGGCGCGGTTCGCGCGATGCGCGTTTGTATATCAAGGATCTGGTACTCGACTACGGCGCTGCACCGGTGGTCGACAAGGTCAATCTGGTGGTCAATCCCGGCGAGCTGATTGCCATTCTTGGCGCCAACGGCGCGGGCAAATCCAGCATTCTGCAAAGCCTGGCTGGCCTGCACCCGGCCACCGCCGGCTCGATCCTGCTGGATAACGAAAGCATTCATCACCTGGATGCCAGCCAGATCGCCAAACGCGGTTTGGCGCTGGTGCCGGAGGGCCGGCAGATGTTCCCGCAGCTGACGGTACGCGACAACCTGCTGCTCGGCGCGTTTTCGCGCACCGACAAGGTCGATGAGGCGGCGGAAATCGACGCCATTCTGCGCCGCTTCCCGCGCTTGCGTGACCGCATCGACAGCCCTGCCGGACTGCTGTCCGGCGGCGAGCAACAAATGGTCGCAGTCGGCCGCGGGCTGATGGCCAAACCGAAAATCCTGCTGCTGGATGAGCCCTCACTGGGACTGTCCCCGGCGATGATCGGCGAGCTGTACGACGCCCTGGCCGCACTGCGCGATGAAGGCGTGACCCTGCTGCTGGTCGATCAGATGGCCAATCTGGCATTGCAGGTTGCCGACCGCGCCTATGTGCTGGAAACCGGTCGCATCGTCAAATCCGGCAGTGCCGAGGCATTACGCGGCGACCGCGAGCTAGAGGCAGCCTACCTGGGCCAAGGTCAGGGCACAGGTCAAGGCGCAGGAGCAGTGGCATGA
- a CDS encoding gamma-glutamyltransferase family protein, whose amino-acid sequence MLAQSHGGVICTPHGEASAAGMRVLQAGGTAIDAMLAASAMLAAVYPHMTGLGGDALWMIHDKRVRTIMGIGQAGQQLPEGGVIGLRGPSAVATTAGALASWQTAQNISRQEWGSRLGWQDLLGDAAQVARTGAEVSASHLFWQQQRQALIETLPDLKTLCQVDGRWLQAGDRLRQPQLANTLEQLARHGVQDFYHGELASAFAEHFTRIGCGLRREDLAATRAEELAPLSIRYRQGTLYNVAPPCQGLYTLQAMAALQHKALAACGNGSTRYYHYLVEAIKQGLLRRNAELCDPASIDWDYAASLSSGCGRDYAAIIDDQRAAPWSEPGRPADTIWMAATDAQGRTACLIQSLFHDFGSGCVMGDTGVLWQNRAAGFNAAPTHPNAWAPGKRPAHTLNPSAYLADNGRRLFFGTQGGDGQPQTQMVLATQLVDFAQPIDKALRMPRFLLGRSFFDSTDNLKLEADIDPAVVTGLAQMGHEVESIPALSPFTGQAGAIAIETDGRRYAMHDPRGQGTALGEPG is encoded by the coding sequence ATGCTGGCGCAATCCCACGGCGGGGTGATCTGTACTCCCCACGGCGAAGCAAGTGCAGCAGGTATGCGGGTTCTGCAGGCGGGCGGCACCGCGATTGACGCCATGCTGGCAGCCAGCGCCATGCTGGCGGCGGTGTATCCGCACATGACTGGATTGGGTGGTGACGCCCTGTGGATGATTCACGACAAGCGTGTGCGCACCATTATGGGGATCGGTCAGGCCGGGCAGCAGCTGCCCGAGGGTGGGGTGATTGGCTTGCGCGGGCCGAGCGCGGTGGCGACCACGGCGGGGGCATTGGCCAGCTGGCAGACCGCGCAGAATATCAGCCGGCAGGAGTGGGGCTCGCGCCTGGGCTGGCAGGACCTGCTCGGGGACGCCGCGCAGGTCGCGCGGACAGGGGCCGAGGTCTCGGCGTCGCACCTGTTCTGGCAACAGCAGCGGCAAGCGCTGATCGAAACCCTGCCGGATCTCAAGACGCTGTGTCAGGTAGACGGGCGCTGGCTGCAGGCCGGTGACCGGCTGCGCCAACCGCAACTGGCCAACACCCTTGAGCAGTTGGCGCGGCATGGCGTGCAGGACTTTTATCACGGTGAGCTGGCCAGTGCTTTTGCCGAGCATTTCACGCGGATTGGCTGCGGCTTGCGCCGTGAAGACTTGGCAGCGACCCGCGCTGAAGAGCTGGCGCCGCTGTCGATTCGTTATCGGCAGGGCACTCTGTATAACGTCGCGCCGCCCTGTCAGGGGTTGTATACCCTGCAAGCCATGGCCGCCCTGCAGCACAAGGCGCTGGCGGCCTGCGGCAATGGCAGCACGCGTTACTACCATTATCTGGTCGAGGCGATCAAACAGGGGCTGTTGCGGCGCAATGCTGAGCTATGTGATCCGGCCAGCATCGACTGGGATTACGCTGCCAGCCTGTCGAGTGGCTGTGGCCGCGATTATGCGGCAATCATTGATGACCAGCGCGCTGCGCCCTGGAGCGAGCCGGGCCGTCCGGCGGATACCATCTGGATGGCCGCGACCGATGCGCAGGGTCGCACCGCCTGCCTGATCCAGAGTCTGTTCCACGACTTTGGCTCGGGTTGCGTGATGGGTGACACCGGGGTGCTCTGGCAGAACCGCGCGGCCGGCTTCAATGCCGCCCCGACCCATCCCAACGCCTGGGCGCCCGGCAAGCGGCCGGCGCATACGCTGAACCCCTCGGCGTATCTGGCAGACAATGGCCGCCGGCTGTTTTTCGGTACCCAGGGCGGCGATGGCCAGCCGCAGACGCAGATGGTGCTGGCAACGCAGCTGGTGGACTTCGCGCAACCGATCGACAAGGCGCTGCGCATGCCACGCTTCCTGTTGGGACGCAGCTTCTTCGACAGTACCGACAATCTCAAACTGGAGGCGGATATCGACCCTGCCGTGGTAACCGGGCTGGCGCAGATGGGGCATGAGGTGGAAAGCATTCCGGCGCTCAGCCCGTTCACCGGGCAGGCCGGCGCCATCGCCATCGAAACCGATGGCCGGCGGTATGCGATGCACGATCCGCGTGGGCAGGGTACGGCGCTGGGCGAGCCTGGCTGA
- a CDS encoding amidohydrolase family protein, giving the protein MTALRLINARLPEQAELCELRIENGYFVSDFSTGQTPASLDLQSQLVLPGLLETHIHLDKACIMSRCQLQHGTLAEAVEQTRQAKAAFSEEDVYQRGAQVLEQAILQGTTHMRTHVEIDPQIGLTGLHAVLRLREDYAWAISLQICVFPQEGMLNNPGTEALLVRALQQGADLLGGCPYTDSDPDGQIERLFALAQAHNCDLDFHLDFDLNPQQMGIDKVIECAERYGWRGRVTVGHVTKLSALPREELLAKAAQLAQAGVNVTCLPSTDLFLTGRELFHNKPRGLAPLAQLDQCGVTCSLSTNNIDNPFTPYGDASLVRQANLFANVSQLATEAELLRCLAWVSTESARLLRLPDYGLTPGCKADFVVFDAPSAAAVVAQIKAPLMGFKAGRQTFVREQPQLLAPHRHQPLEIGQRLA; this is encoded by the coding sequence ATGACCGCCTTACGCCTGATCAACGCCCGCCTGCCGGAACAGGCCGAGCTGTGCGAGCTGCGCATTGAAAATGGCTACTTCGTCAGCGATTTCAGTACCGGACAAACACCAGCCAGCCTCGACCTGCAGAGCCAACTGGTGCTACCCGGCCTGCTGGAAACCCATATCCACCTGGACAAGGCCTGCATCATGAGCCGCTGCCAGCTGCAGCACGGCACCCTCGCCGAAGCGGTTGAGCAGACCCGGCAGGCCAAGGCGGCCTTTAGCGAAGAGGACGTTTACCAGCGCGGCGCGCAGGTGCTCGAGCAGGCCATACTGCAAGGCACCACCCACATGCGCACCCACGTGGAAATCGACCCGCAGATCGGCCTGACCGGGCTGCACGCGGTTTTGCGACTGCGCGAGGATTACGCCTGGGCCATCAGCCTGCAAATCTGTGTTTTCCCGCAGGAGGGCATGCTCAACAACCCCGGCACCGAGGCGCTGCTGGTGCGCGCGCTGCAGCAAGGCGCCGATCTGCTGGGCGGCTGCCCCTACACCGACAGTGACCCTGATGGCCAAATAGAACGCCTGTTCGCGCTGGCGCAGGCGCACAACTGCGACCTGGACTTTCATCTCGACTTTGATTTGAACCCGCAGCAGATGGGCATCGACAAGGTTATCGAATGCGCCGAACGCTACGGCTGGCGAGGCCGCGTTACGGTAGGCCACGTCACCAAGCTCTCGGCACTACCCCGCGAGGAACTGCTGGCCAAGGCGGCGCAGTTGGCGCAAGCCGGGGTGAATGTCACCTGCCTGCCGAGCACCGACCTGTTTCTGACCGGCCGCGAGCTATTCCACAACAAGCCACGCGGCCTGGCGCCGCTGGCGCAACTGGATCAGTGCGGCGTGACCTGCTCGCTCTCGACCAACAACATCGACAACCCCTTCACGCCCTACGGTGATGCCTCGCTGGTGCGTCAGGCGAACCTGTTTGCCAACGTCAGCCAGCTGGCTACCGAGGCCGAATTGCTGCGCTGTCTGGCTTGGGTTTCAACTGAATCGGCGCGCTTGCTGCGGCTGCCGGACTACGGCCTGACACCCGGCTGCAAGGCGGATTTTGTGGTGTTTGATGCCCCGAGTGCGGCGGCGGTGGTCGCGCAGATCAAGGCACCACTGATGGGCTTCAAGGCCGGGCGCCAGACCTTTGTGCGCGAGCAGCCGCAGCTGCTGGCTCCGCACCGGCATCAGCCGCTAGAGATCGGACAGCGCCTGGCGTAG
- a CDS encoding GntR family transcriptional regulator has translation MVAKTQTAKQAEVQRIFDALSKAIAQHRLRPGTRLVEAQIVEALKANRNHVQSALQRLALQRIVTIEPNRGALVSQPSAAEARDVFVARRAIERAIVESITPAAMHKHRQRVSNHVCNERKATDSTDRRDIVRELSEFHLMLGDLSGNQVLKEILANLMVRSSLIVALYQRNDVPSCASDEHEEILAALEQGDHGRAVRVMIEHLDELESQLDLNEVPAAEIDLRQALSDL, from the coding sequence ATGGTCGCGAAAACCCAAACCGCCAAACAAGCCGAAGTTCAGCGTATTTTCGATGCGCTCTCCAAGGCAATTGCCCAGCACCGCCTGCGGCCGGGCACCCGGCTGGTCGAGGCGCAGATCGTTGAAGCGCTCAAGGCCAACCGCAATCACGTGCAGAGCGCGTTGCAGCGGCTGGCGTTGCAGCGCATTGTGACCATCGAGCCGAACCGGGGCGCGCTGGTGTCGCAGCCCAGTGCTGCCGAGGCGCGGGATGTGTTTGTGGCGCGGCGGGCGATTGAGCGGGCGATTGTCGAGAGTATTACGCCTGCCGCCATGCACAAGCACCGGCAGCGAGTGAGCAACCATGTGTGCAATGAGCGCAAGGCGACCGACTCCACCGACCGCCGCGACATCGTGCGTGAGCTGAGTGAATTTCATCTGATGCTCGGCGATCTCAGTGGCAATCAGGTGCTGAAGGAAATTCTGGCCAACCTGATGGTGCGCAGCTCGCTGATAGTCGCGCTTTACCAGCGCAATGACGTGCCGTCCTGCGCCTCGGACGAGCACGAAGAGATTCTCGCCGCGCTGGAGCAGGGCGATCATGGGCGCGCCGTGCGGGTGATGATCGAGCACCTCGATGAGCTGGAAAGTCAGCTCGACCTGAACGAGGTGCCCGCCGCCGAGATAGACCTACGCCAGGCGCTGTCCGATCTCTAG